The following DNA comes from Streptomyces sp. NBC_00273.
GCTCCAGTTGGGATTCGACGGCCTCGGTGAGATCGCCGTCCCAGCCCGCGGGAACGTGTCCGTACGCCCAGAACACGTGCTTGCCCTCGGGCGCCCGGCCGGGGTCGACCAGGCTGGGCTGCGCGGTGATGAGGAAGGGGGCGCGCGGGGCCCGGCCGCCGGAGGCGAGCTGGAGGGCGGCGTCGATGTCGCGGGCGCGCGGGCCGATCTGGACGGTGCCGGCACGGCGCGGCGCCTCGGCCGTCCACGGGACCGGGCCGTCCAGCGCGTAGTCGAGCTTGAACACGGAGGCGCCGTACCGGTAGCCGTCGTACGCGCGCCCCAGGCGGGCGATGCGGGCCAGCGCGGTCGGCGAGGTGTCGAAGACGTAGGTGCGGGCGGGCGGGAGGTCGTCGAGCCGCTTGACCTCGAAGCCGGTGTGGATGGTCCCGCCGAGGTCGCGCAGGTACCCGGCGAGGGCGTCGGACACGGACTGCGAGCCGCCGCGCGGCATGGGCCAGCCGTTCGCGTGCGCGGCCAGCGCGAAGACCAGGCCCACCGCACTGGTGGCGATCCCGCCGAGCGGTGCGATGACGTGGGCCACGAGGCCCGCGAACAGCGCGCGTGCCCGCTCGTCGCGGAAGCGGCTCAGCAGCCAGGTGGAAGGCGGCAGTCCGGCGAGCCCGAAGCGGGCGAGCGTGAGGGGGTCCCGGGGCAGCGCGGTGCTCGGCAGGGACATGAAGTCCCGGGCCAGGGTGTCCCATTTGCCGAGGAAGGGCCCGACCAGACGCCGGTAGGCGCCCGCGTCGCGCGGCCCGAGGGACGCCGCCGTCTCCGCGACCGAGCGGGACAGGACCGCGGCCGTGCCGTCGTCGAAGGGGTGCGCCATGGGCAGCGGGGCGTGCAGCCATTCCAGCCCGTACCGCTTCAGCGGCATGGTGGCGAAGACCGGCGAGCCGGCCCCGAGCGGGTGCACTGCCGAGCAGGGGTCGTGCCGGAAGCCGGGGAGGGTGAGCTCCTCCGTCCGGGCACCGCCGCCGACCGTACCGGCGGCTTCGAAGACGGCCACCGAGAAGCCGCGCCGGGCCAGTTCGACGGCGGCGGTCAGCCCGTTCGGCCCCGCCCCCACCACGACCACATCGAGAATCGACGGCACTTGCGACTCCTTCGTCTCCGGCGGCGCCTGCGCCTCCAGGATATTGCGCAGCCCGGACCATCCGGACCCGCCGGGACCGCACCGGGCCCGGTCAGGCGCCCCGGAGCAGCTCCCGGATGCGTACGGTGGTGGCCTCGTCCCGCCCGACGGCGAACGGCAGCGCGTTGTCCCGGTCCACTCGGAAGGGGACCCGGTCGACCGTGCTCTGCACGCCGCCGGCCTCGGCGACCAGCAGCAGCCCGGCCGCATGGTCCCAGGCCGACGGCCAGGTGAAGGCCAGGCCGTCCATCTCGCCGCGGGCCACCTTCAGGTACTCCAGGCCCGCCGAGCCGCACGGACGGGCCGCGACCCCGGGCACGTCCAGCCGTGCCAGCGTCCGCTTGTTCTCGTCAGTCGTGTAGAGCGGGTGGGCGATGGCGACCCGCAGCGCGGCGCCCCGTTCCGGCGAACCGCTGTGGATCCGCTCGCCGTTGACGTACGCGCCCTGCCCGCGCACGGCGGTCGCCAGCTCCTCCAGTGCCGGGGCGAAGGTCCAGGAGGCGAGGATCTCCCCGCGCAGGGCCAGCGCGACCAGGGTGCAGAAGGCGGGGTCGCCGTTCACGAACTGGCGGGTGCCGTCGACGGGGTCGACGATCCACACCGGGGCGTCCGCGCGCAACGCCGCGTACACCCCGGGATCGGCGTGCACGGCCTCCTCGCCGACCACGGCGGAGCCGGGCAGCAGCTGCGTCAGGGCCGCGGTGAGGTACTCCTCGGCCTTGCGGTCGGCCACGGTCACCAGGTCGTGGGGGCCGTTCTTCTCGTCGACCTCGTGCTCGGCGAGCTGCCTGAATCTCGGCATGATCTCGATCGCCGCCGCCTTGCGGACGGCCTCTTCCACATCGGACAGGCCATGGGCCAGGAACTCATCGATCATGCCTCCAGCAAAGCACGCCCGACCGACAAACCCCACCGCCATTCCCGTACCGGCGCCTGGACACCGGATGTCCACGGGGTGAACCGGCCCCGGGGGAGGCAGGTCCCGCGCGGTGAGCTTCGTCGCCCCGTGTCCGCTCATGCCGCCTTCGAGTACGTTCCCGGCGGCGATCCGCCGTTCGGGAACGACAACCCGTACAGCGAGAGCCAGTTCGCGAACACGAAGTAGTTGGCCGACCACCACGAGCCACACAGCGACACAGCCGTCTCACTCGACTCGAAATCTTCCGCGCGGCACACAGGTGCTTCCCGGCATTCCCGGCCGATCCGGCCCTCCCGCCGGATTCGAGAAAACACGAGAGGGGAGGAGAGCGGAAACCCTACGATGAATTCCATGAGTGCGCTGATCTTCCTCCTGTCGCTCGGCACAGTCTGTCGCGTCACCCGATTCATCACCAAGGACGCCCTCGCTGCGGGGTTCCGCTCCCGGATCGCCGACCGTTTCGGCGAAGACTCCCACCCGGCCTATCTGGCCACCTGCGGATGGTGCGTCAGCATCTGGGTCGCGGGCGCCGTCACCGTGCTCGCCCACTGGGCCGGTGAGGAAACGTGGTTCCAGGTGGGTGCCACGGCACTTACCCTTTCCTACCTCACCGGACTCGCCGCCAACTGGCTTGATTGACGGTCACGTTGAGGTAATGCAGATCATCGCCGCCACAAATAAGTATGACTATACGGCGGCGAGTGTCGGCGTGCGGTGCCCGGGGATAAAGGGTAAAGGGAACGGGCCGGGGGCCCGGTCCTACCCCGGAACTCCCCCGACCCTCCCCTTGACCGGCCGCCGGAGCGGCCGACCAGAAGGAGGAAGACCATGGCATGCAACTGCGGACGCGCCAGCCGGTCCACGTTCGTCTACCGACTAGTCCTCCCCAACGGGGTCACGCGCCAGTACCCCACGCGACAGGAGGCCGACGCCGCCAACAAGAGGGCGGGCGGGCACGGTTCCATCACGGCGGTCCGCCAGTAGGCCCGCCGCCTGCACCGGGAAGCGGCGGGCTCCCGTGGACGCACGTCCTCCGGGACGCCCCGGACACGTAACGGGCCGCACGTCGCACCGCACCACCGCACCACCGCACCACCGCGCCGGTGACACGGCGCGGACCCCGGCGGGCAACCCGCCCCCACCAGCAGCCCCTCGGCGTACCGGACAGCCGGTGTGCCGAGGGGCTGCGGCGTGTCGCGGCACCCCTGGAATTGCGAATACCGCGGAGGAATACCACGGTTCGCCCAGCGCGGAATCCTTTCTCTTCTGCCCGCGAGTCCGCCAGACTGTCCTGGGAGCGCGAGTACGCCCCGGCACCGCCCAGCTATGCACCCGGAAAACGACGGAAAGGGAAACCTTTCCTCTCGCGGGAATGCACCAAGGCGCCGCATAATCCGGGTTTATCGCCTCTCGCGCGCCTAAGTGCGCTGAGCCGAACGAGTGGTGTTCCGTTCACCCATCTAGCCCAAGTCCTCAGCCGGAAGGCCTACTGCTGATATCAGCAGGTGATGTGGCCCGACTCCGCGTGGACAAGGGCTCTTAACGGAACGTCCCACCAGTGTTTTCTCGTGCGTTCCGTGCTCCGCCAAGTGCCATGCGGGCGAAGAGAATCATCTGCTTCCGCGGGTCATCCGAAAGGGAGCCACACCATGGCCAGTTCGACCACCACCGTGACCTCGGCACCGGATCCGTCCGTCTTCGGCCAGTCGGTCACCTTCACCGCCACCGTCCAGCCGGAAGTCGCCGGCCCCACCCCGACCGGCAGCGTCGAATTCGTCGTCGACGCCGTGCCCGTCGCGACGGTGCCGCTCGACATGAGCGGCCAGGCGCAGTACACGACCAGCGATCTGGAGGTCGGTCTCCACGGGATGGAGGCCAACTACTCCGGCGACGCAGAGTACGACCCGTCCACGGGCGCGGACACCCAGGAGGTCACCCTCGCGAACACCACCACCACGCTGGCCTTCGACCCCGAGCCCTCGGTCTGCGGCGAGACGGTGACCGCCACCGCCCAAGTGACCCCCGTTCCGCCGGGCGCGGGAACCCCCACCGGGCTGGTGTCCTTCATCGTCAGCGACGACGGTCCGGTGCTGACCGCCCCCGTGGACGTGAACGGGCAGGCGCAGGTCAGCTTCAGCGGCCTGGACGTCGGCTTCCACCAGGCAGCCGCCTTCTACACCGGCGACGCGGACTTCAACGGGTCGAACTCCCCGCTGACCCTCCACGTCGTCAACCCTGCGCCCGTCTCGGTCACCGTCTCGGCGAACCCCGACCCGTCGGTGTGCGGCGAGACCGTGACGCTCTGTGCCACCGTGGCACCGGTCTCCTCGGGCGTCGGCAATCCGTCGGGCTCGGTGACCTTCACCGGCCCCGGCGGCCTCAACGAGACGGTGCCGCTGGACGCGGGCGGCACGGCCTGCGTCACCACGACCGTGCTGGAGACCGGCACGGTCACCGCCTCCTACGGTGGCGACGATTGCTACGCGAGCGGGACCGGCACGTTCGACGTGACGGTCAACCCGGCGTCGAGCACGGTGTCGGTGACGGTGGAGCCCAACCCGTCCGTGTGCGGCGAAACCGTGACCGTGTGCGCCACGGTCACCGCAGTCGCACCCGGCAGCGGAACCCCCACCGGAACCGTCACCTTCACCGGCCCCGGCGGACTCAACGAGACGGTAACCCTGGACGCCGGCGGCACGGCCTGCCTGACCACGACCGTGCTGGAGACCGGCACGGTCACCGCCGCCTACAACGGCGACGGATGCTTCTCCTCGTCCACCGGAACCGCACCGGTGACCGTCAACCAGGCAGCCAGCACGGTATCGGTGACGGTCGAACCCAACCCGTCCGTGTGCGGCGAAACCGTGACCGTGTGCGCCACCGTCACCGCAGTCGCACCCGGCAGCGGCACCCCCACCGGAACCATCACCTTCACCGGCCCCGGCGGACTCAACACGACCGTACCCCTCGACGCAGGCGGCACGGCCTGCGTCACCACCAGCAGCCTCACCAGCGGCACCGTCACGGCCATCTACAACGGCGACGGATGTTTCTCCTCATCGACCGGCACGTTCGACGTGACGGTCAACCCGGCGTCGAGCACGGTGTCGGTGACGGTCGAACCCAACCCGTCCGTATGCGGCGAAACCGTGACCGTGTGCGCCACCGTCACCGCAGTCGCACCCGGCAGCGGCACCCCCACCGGAACCATCACCTTCACCGGCCCCGGCGGACTCAACGAGACGGTAACCCTGGACGCCGGCGGCACGGCCTGCCTGACCACGACCGTGCTGGAGACCGGCACGGTCACCGCCACCTACAACGGCGACGGATGCTTCACCTCATCGACCGGCACCGCACCGGTGACCGTCAACCAGGCGGCCAGCACCACCACCGTGTCGGTGACCCCCAACCCCTCGGTATGCGGCGAAACCGTGACCGTGTGCGCCACCGTCACCGCAGTCGCACCCGGCAGCGGCACCCCCACCGGAACCGTCACCTTCACCGGGGCCGGGCTGAACACGACGGTGCCCCTGGACGCGAGCGGCACGGCGTGCGTCACCACGACCGCGCTGGAGACCGGCACGGTCACGGCTGTCTACAACGGCGAGGAATGCTTCTCCCCGTCGACCGGCACCGCGGACGTGGCGGTCAATCCGGCGTCGAGCACGGTGTCGGTGACGGTGGAGCCCAACCCGTCCGTATGCGGCGAAACCGTGACGGTGTGCGCCACCGTCACCGCAGTCGCACCGGGCAGCGGGACCCCCACCGGAACGGTCACCTTCACCGGCCCCGGCGGACTCAACACGACCGTGGCCTTGGACGCCGCCGGCACGGCGTGCGTCACCACGACCGCGCTGGAGACCGGCACGGTCACCGTCACGTACACGGGTGACACCTGCTTCCTGTCGTCGACGGGTTCACTGGACGTGACGGTCAACCCGGCGTCGAGCACGGTATCGGTGACGGTCGAACCCAACCCGTCCGTATGCGGCGAGACCGTGACGGTGTGCGCCACCGTCACCGCAGTCGCACCCGGCAGCGGCACCCCCACCGGAACCGTCACCTTCCTGCTGCCCGACGGCAGCACTCAGGTCGCGGGGCTGGACGCCGCCGGCACGGCGTGCGTCACCACGACCGCGCTGGAGACCGGCACGGTCACCGTCACGTACACGGGTGACACTTGCTTCCTGTCGTCGACGGGTTCACTGGACGTGACGGTCAACCCGGCGTCGAGCACGGTATCGGTGACGGTCGAACCCAACCCGTCCGTATGCGGCCAGTCCGTGACGGTGTGCGCCACCGTCACCGCAGTCGCACCCGGCAGCGGCACCCCCACCGGAACCATCACCTTCACCGGCCCCGGCGGACTCAACGTGACACTCGCGCTGGACGCAGGCGGCACGGCCTGCCTGACCACCAGCAGCCTCACCAGCGGCACGTACTCGGCCACCTACAACGGCGACTCCTGCTTCGCCAGCTCGGACAGCCCCTTCGACGTGACGGTCAACCAGGCCGCCAGCACCACCACCGTATCGGTCGAACCCAACCCGTCCGTATGCGGCGAAACCGTGACCGTGTGCGCCACCGTCACCGCAGTCGCACCCGGCAGCGGCACCCCCACCGGAACCATCACCTTCACCGGCCCCGGCGAACTCAACACGACCGTACCCCTCGACGCAAGCGGCACGGCATGCGTCACCACCAGCAGCCTCACCAGCGGCACCGTCACCGCCGTCTACAACGGCGACGGATGCTTCACCTCATCGACCGACACCACAATGGTGACGGTCAACCAGGCGTCGAGCACGGTATCGGTGACGGTGGAGCCCAACCCGTCCGTATGCGGCGAAACCGTGACGGTATGCGCCACCGTCACCGCAGTCGCACCCGGCAGCGGAACCCCCACCGGAACCGTCACCTTCACCGGGGCCGGGCTGAACACGACCGTACCCCTGGACGCCGGCGGCACGGCCTGCCTGACCACGACCGCGCTGGAGACCGGCACGGTCACGGCTGCCTACGACGGCGACGGATGCTTCACCTCGTCCACCGGAACCGCACCGGTGACCGTCAACCAGGCAGCCAGCACGGTATCGGTGACGGTCGAACCCAACCCGTCCGTATGCGGCGAGACCGTGACGGTATGCGCCACCGTCACCGCAGTCGCACCCGGCAGCGGCACCCCCACCGGAACCATCACCTTCACCGGCCCCGGCGGACTCAACACGACCGTGACCCTCGACGCAGGCGGCACGGCATGCGTCACCACCAGCAGCCTCACCAGCGGCACCGTCACCGCCGTCTACAACGGCGACGGATGCTTCACCTCATCGACCGGAACCGCGCCGGTGACCGTCAACCAGGCGTCGAGCACGGTATCGGTGACGGTCGAACCCAACCCGTCCGTGTGCGGCCAGTCCGTGACGGTGTGCGCCACCGTCACCGCAGTCGCACCCGGCAGCGGCACCCCCACCGGAACCATCACCTTCACCGGCCCCGGCGGACTCAACGTGACACTCGCGCTGGACGCAGGCGGCACGGCCTGCCTGACCACCAGCAGCCTCACCAGCGGCACGTACTCGGCCACCTACAACGGCGACTCCTGCTTCGCCAGCTCGGACAGCCCCTTCGACGTGACGGTCAACCAGGCCGCCAGCACCACCACCGTATCGGTCGAACCCAACCCGTCCGTATGCGGCGAAACCGTGACCGTGTGCGCCACCGTCACCGCAGTCGCACCCGGCAGCGGCACCCCCACCGGAACCATCACCTTCACCGGCCCCGGCGGACTCAACACGACCGTACCCCTCGACGCAGGCGGCACGGCATGCGTCACCACCAGCAGCCTCACCAGCGGCACCGTCACCGCCGTCTACAACGGCGACGGATGCTTCTCCTCGTCCACCGGAACCGCGCCGGTGACCGTCAACCAGGCGGCCAGCACCACCACCGTGTCGGTGACCCCCAACCCCTCGGTGTGCGGCCAGTCCGTGACGGTGTGCGCCACCGTCACCGCGGTCGCACCCGGCAGCGGCACCCCCACCGGAACCGTCACCTTCACCGGGGCCGGGCTGAACACGACCGTACCCCTGGACGCCGGCGGCACGGCGTGCGTCACCACGAGCAGCCTCACCAGCGGCACGGTCACGGCCGTCTACAACGGCGCGGGATGTTTCTCCTCATCGACCGGCACCGCACCGGTGACCGTCAACCAGGCGGCCAGCACCACCACCGTGTCGGTGACCCCCAACCCCTCGGTGTGCGGCCAGTCCGTAGCAGTGTGCGCCACCGTCACCGCAGTCGCACCCGGCAGCGGAACCCCCACCGGAACCGTCACCTTCACCGGCCCCGGCGGACTGAACACGACGGTGCCCCTGAACGCAGGCGGCACGGCGTGCGTCACCACGAGCAGCCTCGCCAGCGGCACGGTCACGGCCGCCTACAACGGCGACGGATGCTTCAAACCGTCGAACGGCACGACGGGCGTGACCGTGAACAACGCCCAGACCACGACCGCGCTCACCATCACCCCCAACCCCGCAGTCTGCGGCCGCCCGGTGACGTTCTGCGCCACGGTCACGACCGTCGCGCCGGGCAGCGGCACGCCCACCGGGACGGTCACCTTCACCGGCCCCGGCGGCTTCAGCCAGACCGTGACGCTCAACGCCGGAGGCACGGCCTGCGTCACCACCACCGCGGGCGCCAGCGGCACGGTGACCGCCGTCTACAACGGCGGCACCTGCCACAGTCCCTCCGCAATGGCGGCCAACCTGACCGTGAACCCGGCTCCCACGACGCTCACGGCGGCCCCGGCGCAGATCCGCCTGCGGACGAACGGCACGTTCGTCATCCCGTCGATGAGCGCCACGCTCAAGGTCACCTCGAGCGCCGCTCCGCTCCCGGGACAACTGGTCACCTTCAAGGCGAACACGACGCTCGGACCCATCGTCCTCGGGACCGCGCTCACCAACGCCAGCGGAGTGGCGACTCTGGCGCCGCCGATGCTGCCGGTTCCCAGCACGGTGATCACGGCGACGAGCTACACCGCGTCCTTCGCGGGGACGAGTTGCTACGCCGCTTCCTCCGTGACGGCGCCGCTGACACTCGTCCTCTTCCCGCTCCTTCCCTGACCGAACACCGGTCACCGCTCCGGGAACCACGGGCCGGGGCGGGCCGGCGGACCGGGGCGGCAGCCGCCGCCCCGGTCCGCTGCCGGGCCGCCGGGCTGCGGCAGATCTGCCCGTAGGGCCGGTCGGCGTCCGCACTCGGACTCCACGACCCTGAACGCGGGGCGGGCCCTCCACGGTCCGCCCGCCCGCGACGCGGCCCGTCACGGGTCCGTCCGTATGTGCGATATGGGCGGTGTATAGGTCCGGGAGACAGCGTTACGGGGCTGCTGACGACGCACGGGACTTCCCCGCGCCACCGGTCCCGAAGGACGACGCTCATGACCAACTCCGCCGTGCGGTGGTTCCACTCGTACCGGACCACTCCCGACCCGGAGCTGCGCCTGGTGTGCTTCCCGCACGCCGGTGGTGCACCCACCTCCTACTGGTCGTGGGCCAACGCGGTGCCCAAGGAGATCGAGGTCCTCGCGACCTGCTACCCCGGCCGCCAGGACCGGATGGGCGAGCCGTTCGCGCCCTCCCTGCAGGCCATGGCGGACGACATCGCCACCGCACTGCGCGACCTGGGGGACGTACCGCTCGCCCTGTTCGGTCACAGCATGGGGTCGGTGGTCGCCCACGAGGTGGCGCTGCGACTCGACGCCGACCACGGCATCGCCCCGGTGAGGCTGTTCGTGTCCGGGTCCGAGGCGCCCCACCGTCGTGAGAGGGAGCAGAGCCAGCCCGAGAGCGACGCCGAGTTCCTGGCGCAGCTGCGCGGGCTGGGGCATTCCTCGCTGGCTGCGATCGAGGACCCCGCGCTGCTGCAGCTCGTGCTGCCGAGCATCCGTGCCGACTACCGGCTGTCCGCCGCCTACCGGCCGGCGGAAGGGGCCCGCCGGCACCGCGCGCCGCTCGTCGCGTACGCCGGCGCGGAGGACGCCCACTGCACGGCCGAGGACCTGACGGCCTGGTCGCAGTACACCGCCGGCGCCTTCGAGACCCGGGTCTTCCCCGGCGACCACTTCTACCTCCAGGCCCAGGAACAGCCCCTGCTGGCCCACATCACCGGACATCTGGCGGCCGACCTCAGGCTGCGCCGGGTACTGAACGCGGCGCGCCGCACCAACGGCTGATCCGCCGACGCCCCCACGCACCGCCCGCTCAGGAAGGAAGCCCCACCCCGATGTCCGTTGACCTGGTCACCCGGCTGGAACAGCACGGTCGTGAGATTCCCGGCAAGGAAGCGGTGGTCTTCGTACGGACCACCGCGGCCGGCCCCGTCAAGGAGCCGCTGACCTACGGTGAACTGGACCGCCGTGCCCGCTCCCTGGCCTCGTGGTTGCGCGGACGGTGCTCGATCGGCGACCGGGTGATGCTGCTGTACGGGACGGGCCCCGAGTTCATCAGCACCCTGGCCGCGTGCATGTACGCGGGTGTGGTGGCGGTGCCCGCGCCGCAGCCGAGTACCCAGCGGGGCCACAGCTCGCGCTCGGACGGCATCGTGCGCGACGCCGGCATCCGCCTGGTGCTGACCGACGCCGCAACCCACGAGGACGCCTGTGCCTTCCTGGCCGAGGCCGGTCCCGCGGAACTCGCCTGCGTGGCCACCGACCTGCTGGAGCTGCCCGACGCGCCGAGCTGGGAGGTGCCCCCGGTCACCGTCGACACGCCGGTGATCATCCAGTACACCTCCGGATCGACCAGCTCCCCCAAGGGCGTCGTGGTCACCCACGGCTCGCTCGCCCACAACCTGTGCCTCAACGCACGGGCCTTCGGGGTGGACGCTGACAGCCGCACCTGCAGCTGGCTGCCGCAGCACCACGACATGGGGCTCATCGGCATGCTCCTCACCCCGCTGTACCAGGGCGGCACGGCCTTCAAGCTCGCCTCCATGGACTTCCTGCGCCGGCCGCACGTGTGGCTGGACCTGATCGGCCGGGAGCGCATCCACACGGTGGTCGCGCCCAACTTCGCGTACGACCTGTGCACCCGGCGCATCACGGACGCGCAGCTCGCCGGTCTGGACTTCTCCTCCCTCGTCAACGCGGGCAACGGCGCGGAGCCGGTGAGCGCGGACACCCTGCGCCGGTTCGCCGAGCGGTTCGCGCCCGCCGGCTTCCGCCCGGAGCACTTCAGCCCCTGCTACGGCATGGCCGAGACCACGCTCATCGTCAGCGGCACCGGGCCCGGCGAGGCCCCGGTCCTGCTGCCGGTGGACGGGGACGCGCTCGCGGCCAACGAGATCCGCCCCGTCCCGGCGGGTGCCGGTACGCCGACCTTGGTCAGCAGTGGCACGGTGCACGACCTCAGCGTGCTCATCGTCGACCCGGTGACCCGGCAGACCCTTCCCGACGGCCGGATCGGCGAGATCTGGGTACGCGGCGCCAGCGTCGGTGCGGGCTACTGGCGCAACGAGGAGGCGACCGAGCGCACCTTCCGCGCGGTCACGGCGGAGGGCGCGGAAGGCTATCTGCGCACGGGCGACACCGGCTCCCTGTACGAGGGTCGGCTCTACGTCACCGGCCGGATCAAGGAGGTCCTGGTCATCAACGGCCGCAACCTCTACCCGCACGACATCGAGCGTGAGCTGGCCTCGATGTTCGACGGTTTCCAGGGGCTCAGCGGCAGCGTCTGCACGGTGCCCGCTGCGGGCGACGGCGCCACCGCGGGATCCGGCGAGCAGCTCGTGGTCATGCACGAGGTACGGCGGGCCGGGGCCGATGCCGACGAACTGGCGGCGCTCGCACGCCGGCTGCGCGCGGAGCTGGCGACCCGGGTCGGCGTCGGCATCCCCCACTTGCTGCTGCTGCGTCCCGGCCAGATCCGCAAGACCACCAGCGGCAAGGTGCAGCGCACCCTGATGCGGGAGCTGTACCTGTCCGGCGAGTTGCAGCCGCTCGCCGCGGACCGCTCGGCCTCCGCGCGCCGTACGGGCACTGCGGGCGCGGCGTGAGCCCGCACCCCGTCCAGCGCCGCGCGGCGCTCCTCGACAGCGGGCTCGGCGATCCCGGCAACGGCGGAAGGCTGTTCTCGTACGCCCGGTGCGGAGCGCTGGACGAACGAGAGGAGTTCCCGGTCGAGATCTGCCGTGAGCTGGACCTGCTGGGCCTGCCGCGGGCGTACGTCCCGGTCGCGTACGGCGGCGAGTTGCAGCGCTACGACGAAACGCTGCAGCTGATGCGCGCGGTCGCCCGGCGGGACCTGACCGTGGCCATCGCGCACGGGAAGACCTTCCTCGGCGCCGTCAGCGCCTGGGTCGGCGGTACCCCGGAGCAGGCTCGCGCGCTGGGCGCGCGGATCGCGGACGGGGCGGTGGTCTCGTGGGGCCTGACCGAGCGCGAGCACGGCAGCGATCTGCTGGCCGGCGAGGTCACCGCGGCCGCACACGGCGACGGCTACCGGGTGAGCGGTGAGAAGTGGCTGATCAACAACGCCAATCGCGGTGAGCTGGTGTGCCTGCTCGCCCGGACGGACGCGGATGCG
Coding sequences within:
- a CDS encoding fatty acyl-AMP ligase, whose product is MSVDLVTRLEQHGREIPGKEAVVFVRTTAAGPVKEPLTYGELDRRARSLASWLRGRCSIGDRVMLLYGTGPEFISTLAACMYAGVVAVPAPQPSTQRGHSSRSDGIVRDAGIRLVLTDAATHEDACAFLAEAGPAELACVATDLLELPDAPSWEVPPVTVDTPVIIQYTSGSTSSPKGVVVTHGSLAHNLCLNARAFGVDADSRTCSWLPQHHDMGLIGMLLTPLYQGGTAFKLASMDFLRRPHVWLDLIGRERIHTVVAPNFAYDLCTRRITDAQLAGLDFSSLVNAGNGAEPVSADTLRRFAERFAPAGFRPEHFSPCYGMAETTLIVSGTGPGEAPVLLPVDGDALAANEIRPVPAGAGTPTLVSSGTVHDLSVLIVDPVTRQTLPDGRIGEIWVRGASVGAGYWRNEEATERTFRAVTAEGAEGYLRTGDTGSLYEGRLYVTGRIKEVLVINGRNLYPHDIERELASMFDGFQGLSGSVCTVPAAGDGATAGSGEQLVVMHEVRRAGADADELAALARRLRAELATRVGVGIPHLLLLRPGQIRKTTSGKVQRTLMRELYLSGELQPLAADRSASARRTGTAGAA